Proteins from a single region of Eucalyptus grandis chloroplast, complete genome:
- the rps7 gene encoding ribosomal protein S7, whose protein sequence is MSRRGTAEEKTAKSDPIYRNRLVNMLVNRILKHGKKSLAYQIIYRAMKKIQQKTETNPLSVLRQAIRGVTPDIAVKARRVGGSTHQVPIEIGSTQGKALAIRWLLGASRKRPGRNMAFKLSSELVDAAKGSGDAIRKKEETHRMAEANRAFAHFR, encoded by the coding sequence ATGTCACGTCGAGGTACTGCAGAAGAAAAAACTGCAAAATCCGATCCAATTTATCGTAATCGATTAGTTAACATGTTGGTTAACCGTATTCTGAAACACGGAAAAAAATCATTGGCTTATCAAATTATCTATCGAGCCATGAAAAAGATTCAACAAAAGACAGAAACAAATCCACTATCCGTTTTACGTCAAGCAATACGTGGAGTAACTCCCGATATAGCAGTAAAAGCAAGACGTGTAGGCGGATCGACTCATCAAGTTCCCATTGAAATAGGATCCACACAAGGAAAAGCACTTGCCATTCGTTGGTTATTAGGAGCATCCCGAAAACGTCCGGGTCGAAATATGGCTTTCAAATTAAGTTCCGAATTAGTGGATGCTGCCAAAGGGAGTGGCGATGCCATACGCAAAAAGGAAGAGACTCATAGAATGGCAGAGGCAAATAGAGCTTTTGCGCATTTTCGTTAA